One window from the genome of Cryptococcus neoformans var. neoformans JEC21 chromosome 12 sequence encodes:
- a CDS encoding telomere maintenance protein, putative, with protein sequence MSSLFEAAAAFEEAAAHGANPVILERSGKGHSPVVTMTDMSGASSRAPTSAEIDAVIAAAIANAPPPPPSDFNSDINRSVTPLMTNLLPSAVGSDGRVNLFVGNLPYRVRWQDLKDLFRKAGTVLRADVSLGPDNRSRGYGTVLMGSREDAARAIDRYNGYTWQTRTLEVRPDRLPPEYEPQSHPIHHNANPRSAMYSFHNFPGPSHTPFSIPGHITPQSGQGWLPGQIPSSRPFSAAGGLIPGGMGVPSSSSAVGLTSSTPIPGAQSPPSVFGAQPLPLSVQNTGLNAFHSLGQSPLAGSLTSGTGAAMPAGVSAVRRDSLTPFGASLTTFDSAAAPLSSTSPNMAVSRPTSSSGSVKPPSPGGSRAPPPGTLGPLPPSLFAGIKPAPAVDAIAPTIAGDVPAQSPNGGAGRLAAAPIPQLEGLANQGMGLGPPSTLHDRVIFVSNLPLSMQWQDLKDMLRPAGTIIRADVATDAHGKPRGFGTALFATEADATRAVLLFNDREIGGFRIRAHLERDIHPEVSQRSARNSVSGEATSLGIQDHLTGVPEGVKDMLQSNGITPIDTSVPSTKPSSTSPIAKLPWSLNTSLQTHTAPGHGQPPHGEPSPTSHTPVFRHPHHPGPISMPPFHMEHGNPISPLHTRGLPPMTPSMPGFVFNYPETPPLHGHASHFMSPAAGPFSPGIPVTSPGAFQYNPFLNPAPGAPVNRFPSTPGNHPQAGSAALGTPTTQAFPNGPIGYGQYAGPPGGALQGKSENSPQARQGQDYFANAIPPQHATSTAGNRTLGVGALGGKDKLRSSPLSGGDGQNDSDEETRAPSAVGDELAKMAEELTVDDENEDGEPGRQSSSGLSLSGLGSSAAVSPRGGRASMDDGKLGRH encoded by the exons aTGTCGTCCTTATTCGAGGCCGCCGCGGCCTTCGAAGAAGCGGCTGCACATGGGGCGAACCCCGTCATACTCGAAAGGTCAGGTAAAGGACACTCCCCTGTG GTCACTATGACAGACATGAGCGGTGCGAGTTCCCGTGCTCCGACATCGGCTGAGATTGATGCTGTCATTGCCGCTGCGATAGCCAacgcacctccaccacctccttcagACTTTAACTCTGACA TAAACCGTTCTGTAACGCCACTCATGACAAATCTTTTGCCCTCGGCAGTTGGTAGTGACGGGCGAGTCAACCTTTTCGTGGGGAAC CTCCCGTATAGAGTTCGATGGCAGGATCTAAAGGATCTTTTCAGAAAAGCGGGAACAGTATTGAGGGCGGACGTCAGTTTGGGACCGGATAATAGGAGTAGAGGATACGGTACCGTCTTAATGGGCAGCAGGGAAGATGCTGCACGAGCAATAG ATCGCTACAATGGCTACACTTGGCAGACAAGAACCCTTGAAGTCCGACCTGACCGTCTCCCGCCAGAGTATGAGCCCCAGTCCCATCCCATTCACCACAACGCCAACCCTCGCTCCGCCATGTACTCTTTCCATAACTTCCCTGGTCCCTCTCATACACCTTTTTCCATCCCGGGCCACATCACCCCTCAATCCGGCCAAGGCTGGCTCCCTGGACAAATACCGAGTTCAAGGCCGTTCTCGGCGGCCGGTGGCCTGATACCCGGAGGCATGGGTGTCCCATCGAGTTCAAGTGCTGTGGGTCTGACGAGCTCGACGCCGATACCTGGGGCGCAATCGCCCCCTTCTGTCTTCGGAGCtcagcctcttccactCAGCGTGCAAAATACGGGTCTGAATGCTTTCCACTCGCTTGGACAGTCACCTCTTGCTGGATCTCTCACATCTGGTACTGGAGCTGCTATGCCTGCAGGTGTTAGCGCAGTTCGCCGCGATTCTCTCACACCCTTTGGAGCGTCCCTCACAACTTTTGATTCTGCAGCGGCCCCTCTCTCGAGTACGTCACCTAATATGGCCGTTTCACGGCCTACATCGAGCAGTGGTAGCGTCaagcctccttctcctggtGGAAGCCGCGCTCCTCCACCAGGTACGCTTGgcccccttcctccttccttgttTGCCGGTATAAAACCTGCGCCAGCTGTTGATGCGATAGCACCTACGATTGCAGGAGATGTACCAGCACAGAGTCCAAATGGAGGAGCGGGGAGATTGGCGGCGGCGCCGATTCCTCAGTTGGAAGGATTGGCCAACCAGGGAATGGGATTAGGTCCTCCTAGCACGCTGCATGACCGAGTGATTTTTGTCTCAAAC TTACCTTTGTCGATGCAATGGCAAGATCTGAAAGACATGCTAAGGCCTGCGGGAACCATTATTCGAGCAGA TGTTGCCACCGATGCCCACGGAAAGCCTAGAGGATTCGGGACTGCATTGTTCGCTACTGAAGCCGATGCCACAAGAGCTGTACTTTTGTTCAACGA CCGCGAGATCGGTGGTTTCCGGATTCGTGCTCACTTGGAGAGGGACATCCACCCCGAAGTTTCTCAGCGTAGTGCCAGAAATTCTGTATCTGGAGAGGCTACTTCTCTGGGTATCCAGGACCACCTGACTGGCGTCCCGGAAGGCGTCAAGGATATGCTCCAAAGCAATGGCATTACTCCGATCGACACCTCTGTTCCTTCCACCAAGCCTAGTAGCACTTCCCCCATTGCCAAGCTCCCTTGGAGTCTGAACACTTCTTTACAGACTCACACCGCCCCAGGGCATGGCCAACCCCCTCATGGCGAACCATCACCCACCTCTCACACTCCCGTGTTCCGTCACCCCCACCATCCCGGTCCCATATCCATGCCTCCCTTCCATATGGAACACGGGAATCCCATATCACCACTTCACACTCGCGGTCTCCCTCCTATGACACCTTCCATGCCTGGATTCGTTTTCAATTATCCCGAGAcgcctcctcttcacgGGCACGCCTCTCATTTTATGTCTCCTGCCGCTGGACCATTTTCACCAGGCATTCCTGTCACATCGCCCGGTGCATTCCAGTACAACCCTTTCCTCAACCCTGCTCCTGGAGCTCCTGTTAATCGCTTCCCTTCTACTCCTGGTAATCACCCACAAGCCGGTTCAGCTGCACTGGGCACACCTACGACGCAGGCGTTTCCTAATGGGCCGATTGGATATGGGCAGTATGCCGGTCCCCCAGGTGGGGCGTTACAGGGCAAATCTGAGAATTCACCGCAAGCCAGGCAGGGACAGGATTACTTTGCCAACGCGATCCCTCCTCAACATGCTACTTCCACAGCTGGAAATAGGACGTTGGGCGTTGGTGCTTTGGGCGGGAAAGACAAGTTGCGAAGTAGTCCACTGAGCGGGGGGGATGGTCAGAACGATTCGGATGAAGAGACGAGAGCGCCGTCCGCGGTGGGTGATGAGTTGGCGAAGATGGCGGAAGAATTGACAGTTGATGACGAGAacgaggatggagagcCAGGGAGGCAGAGTTCGAGTGGATTGAGCCTTTCGGGTTTGGGTTCAAGTGCGGCAGTTAGCCCACGTGGTGGAAGGGCTAGTATGGACGATGGAAAGCTGGGTAGGCACTAG
- a CDS encoding telomere maintenance protein, putative, giving the protein MSSLFEAAAAFEEAAAHGANPVILERSGKGHSPVVTMTDMSANAPPPPPSDFNSDINRSVTPLMTNLLPSAVGSDGRVNLFVGNLPYRVRWQDLKDLFRKAGTVLRADVSLGPDNRSRGYGTVLMGSREDAARAIDRYNGYTWQTRTLEVRPDRLPPEYEPQSHPIHHNANPRSAMYSFHNFPGPSHTPFSIPGHITPQSGQGWLPGQIPSSRPFSAAGGLIPGGMGVPSSSSAVGLTSSTPIPGAQSPPSVFGAQPLPLSVQNTGLNAFHSLGQSPLAGSLTSGTGAAMPAGVSAVRRDSLTPFGASLTTFDSAAAPLSSTSPNMAVSRPTSSSGSVKPPSPGGSRAPPPGTLGPLPPSLFAGIKPAPAVDAIAPTIAGDVPAQSPNGGAGRLAAAPIPQLEGLANQGMGLGPPSTLHDRVIFVSNLPLSMQWQDLKDMLRPAGTIIRADVATDAHGKPRGFGTALFATEADATRAVLLFNDREIGGFRIRAHLERDIHPEVSQRSARNSVSGEATSLGIQDHLTGVPEGVKDMLQSNGITPIDTSVPSTKPSSTSPIAKLPWSLNTSLQTHTAPGHGQPPHGEPSPTSHTPVFRHPHHPGPISMPPFHMEHGNPISPLHTRGLPPMTPSMPGFVFNYPETPPLHGHASHFMSPAAGPFSPGIPVTSPGAFQYNPFLNPAPGAPVNRFPSTPGNHPQAGSAALGTPTTQAFPNGPIGYGQYAGPPGGALQGKSENSPQARQGQDYFANAIPPQHATSTAGNRTLGVGALGGKDKLRSSPLSGGDGQNDSDEETRAPSAVGDELAKMAEELTVDDENEDGEPGRQSSSGLSLSGLGSSAAVSPRGGRASMDDGKLGRH; this is encoded by the exons aTGTCGTCCTTATTCGAGGCCGCCGCGGCCTTCGAAGAAGCGGCTGCACATGGGGCGAACCCCGTCATACTCGAAAGGTCAGGTAAAGGACACTCCCCTGTG GTCACTATGACAGACATGAGCG CCAacgcacctccaccacctccttcagACTTTAACTCTGACA TAAACCGTTCTGTAACGCCACTCATGACAAATCTTTTGCCCTCGGCAGTTGGTAGTGACGGGCGAGTCAACCTTTTCGTGGGGAAC CTCCCGTATAGAGTTCGATGGCAGGATCTAAAGGATCTTTTCAGAAAAGCGGGAACAGTATTGAGGGCGGACGTCAGTTTGGGACCGGATAATAGGAGTAGAGGATACGGTACCGTCTTAATGGGCAGCAGGGAAGATGCTGCACGAGCAATAG ATCGCTACAATGGCTACACTTGGCAGACAAGAACCCTTGAAGTCCGACCTGACCGTCTCCCGCCAGAGTATGAGCCCCAGTCCCATCCCATTCACCACAACGCCAACCCTCGCTCCGCCATGTACTCTTTCCATAACTTCCCTGGTCCCTCTCATACACCTTTTTCCATCCCGGGCCACATCACCCCTCAATCCGGCCAAGGCTGGCTCCCTGGACAAATACCGAGTTCAAGGCCGTTCTCGGCGGCCGGTGGCCTGATACCCGGAGGCATGGGTGTCCCATCGAGTTCAAGTGCTGTGGGTCTGACGAGCTCGACGCCGATACCTGGGGCGCAATCGCCCCCTTCTGTCTTCGGAGCtcagcctcttccactCAGCGTGCAAAATACGGGTCTGAATGCTTTCCACTCGCTTGGACAGTCACCTCTTGCTGGATCTCTCACATCTGGTACTGGAGCTGCTATGCCTGCAGGTGTTAGCGCAGTTCGCCGCGATTCTCTCACACCCTTTGGAGCGTCCCTCACAACTTTTGATTCTGCAGCGGCCCCTCTCTCGAGTACGTCACCTAATATGGCCGTTTCACGGCCTACATCGAGCAGTGGTAGCGTCaagcctccttctcctggtGGAAGCCGCGCTCCTCCACCAGGTACGCTTGgcccccttcctccttccttgttTGCCGGTATAAAACCTGCGCCAGCTGTTGATGCGATAGCACCTACGATTGCAGGAGATGTACCAGCACAGAGTCCAAATGGAGGAGCGGGGAGATTGGCGGCGGCGCCGATTCCTCAGTTGGAAGGATTGGCCAACCAGGGAATGGGATTAGGTCCTCCTAGCACGCTGCATGACCGAGTGATTTTTGTCTCAAAC TTACCTTTGTCGATGCAATGGCAAGATCTGAAAGACATGCTAAGGCCTGCGGGAACCATTATTCGAGCAGA TGTTGCCACCGATGCCCACGGAAAGCCTAGAGGATTCGGGACTGCATTGTTCGCTACTGAAGCCGATGCCACAAGAGCTGTACTTTTGTTCAACGA CCGCGAGATCGGTGGTTTCCGGATTCGTGCTCACTTGGAGAGGGACATCCACCCCGAAGTTTCTCAGCGTAGTGCCAGAAATTCTGTATCTGGAGAGGCTACTTCTCTGGGTATCCAGGACCACCTGACTGGCGTCCCGGAAGGCGTCAAGGATATGCTCCAAAGCAATGGCATTACTCCGATCGACACCTCTGTTCCTTCCACCAAGCCTAGTAGCACTTCCCCCATTGCCAAGCTCCCTTGGAGTCTGAACACTTCTTTACAGACTCACACCGCCCCAGGGCATGGCCAACCCCCTCATGGCGAACCATCACCCACCTCTCACACTCCCGTGTTCCGTCACCCCCACCATCCCGGTCCCATATCCATGCCTCCCTTCCATATGGAACACGGGAATCCCATATCACCACTTCACACTCGCGGTCTCCCTCCTATGACACCTTCCATGCCTGGATTCGTTTTCAATTATCCCGAGAcgcctcctcttcacgGGCACGCCTCTCATTTTATGTCTCCTGCCGCTGGACCATTTTCACCAGGCATTCCTGTCACATCGCCCGGTGCATTCCAGTACAACCCTTTCCTCAACCCTGCTCCTGGAGCTCCTGTTAATCGCTTCCCTTCTACTCCTGGTAATCACCCACAAGCCGGTTCAGCTGCACTGGGCACACCTACGACGCAGGCGTTTCCTAATGGGCCGATTGGATATGGGCAGTATGCCGGTCCCCCAGGTGGGGCGTTACAGGGCAAATCTGAGAATTCACCGCAAGCCAGGCAGGGACAGGATTACTTTGCCAACGCGATCCCTCCTCAACATGCTACTTCCACAGCTGGAAATAGGACGTTGGGCGTTGGTGCTTTGGGCGGGAAAGACAAGTTGCGAAGTAGTCCACTGAGCGGGGGGGATGGTCAGAACGATTCGGATGAAGAGACGAGAGCGCCGTCCGCGGTGGGTGATGAGTTGGCGAAGATGGCGGAAGAATTGACAGTTGATGACGAGAacgaggatggagagcCAGGGAGGCAGAGTTCGAGTGGATTGAGCCTTTCGGGTTTGGGTTCAAGTGCGGCAGTTAGCCCACGTGGTGGAAGGGCTAGTATGGACGATGGAAAGCTGGGTAGGCACTAG
- a CDS encoding FMN adenylyltransferase, putative, producing MANISQSLHALLERAQKQDSLGKLIIEALVLIESVIDILGEETVAISFNGGKDCTVLLHLYAAVLYARHTPSLPPHLFPKPSPKITIPPLPSRTPQEPLSPQPVLPPSLPACTPPSITPPASNPSPPFSHPRSTHHHPPTDLPYPPIRSIYITAPNPFAELDEFVLSSTKLYGLDLYRFGGGMKAALEEWLGCGGGRGVKGVLVGTRQGDPNDAVDIIAPTDPSWPQFIRVHPILHWTYSDVWDFLLELQVPYCILYDQGYTSLGSTTNTLPNPLLKSESVEGGWEPAHRLKDASQERAGRH from the exons ATGGCGAACATATCCCAGTCTTTGCACGCTCTTCTGGAAAGAGCTCAAAAGCAAGATTCGCTCGGCAAGCTCATAATCGAAGCCCTCGTCCTAATCGAGTCTGTCATCGACATCCTTGG AGAGGAAACTGTGGCGATCTCTTTTAATGGAGGTAAAGATT GTACGGTATTGCTGCATCTCTATGCTGCTGTCCTGTATGCCCGACAtaccccttccctcccaccTCATCTATTTCCCAAGCCTTCTCCAAAGATAACGATCCCTCCGCTGCCATCTCGTACCCCGCAAGAACCTCTTTCGCCCCAACCAGTTCTTCCACCTTCCTTGCCAGCATGTACGCCTCCTTCCATCACCCCACCAGCCTCCAACCCGTCCCCACCCTTTTCACATCCTCGCTccacccaccaccacccaccGACCGATCTTCCGTACCCACCAATCCGTTCAATATATATAACAGCTCCCAACCCTTTTGCTGAACTCGACGAGTTTGTACTTTCATCCACCAAGCTGTATGGACTGGATTTGTACAGATTTGGAGGGGGTATGAAGGCTGCTTTGGAGGAATGGCTgggatgtggaggaggaaggggagtaAAAGGCGTTTTGGTCGGTACGAGGCAGGGTGATCCCAATGATG CCGTGGACATAATAGCACCCACCGACCCTTCCTGGCCTCAGTTCATCCGCGTCCACCCTATTCTTCATTGGACATACTCGGATGTATGGGACTTCCTCCTTGAACTTCAGGTGCCGTACTGTATACTGTATGACCAAGGTTACACATCGTTGGGTTCAACGACAAATACTTTACCGAACCCATTGTTGAAAAGCGAAAGTGTGGAAGGGGGATGGGAACCAGCACATAGGC TGAAAGACGCAAGCCAAGAACGTGCTGGAAGGCACTGA